A genomic segment from Conger conger chromosome 2, fConCon1.1, whole genome shotgun sequence encodes:
- the tmem264 gene encoding LOW QUALITY PROTEIN: transmembrane protein 264 (The sequence of the model RefSeq protein was modified relative to this genomic sequence to represent the inferred CDS: deleted 1 base in 1 codon): MVPPPPANKPHVCLSTILIMSSMALMDAYLVEQNQGPRKIGICIMVLVGDVCFLIVLRYVAVWVGAEVRTAKRGYAMILWFLYVFVLEIKVYFVYQNYKADRSSLDAVARKALTLLLSVFVPVLFVVLVAIDHMEYVRAFKKREEIRNRLFWVVVDLLDILDIQANLWEPQKKGLPLWAEGLMFFYCYILLLILPCVSLSEISMQGVNIVPHKMMLYPILSLVTINVITLFIRGGNMIFYKDMRVSGILMGKNVVAIILKTCSFAQYRKQLHNAPPPFGVELQKNSVPLARPMTLPMPPPPQVVVQDLTALPEVTTCDHT, from the exons ATGGTGCCCCCGCCGCCAGCGAACAAGCCCCACGTGTGCCTGTCCACCATTTTGATCATGAGCAGCATGGCGCTAATGGACGCCTACCTGGTGGAGCAGAACCAGGGCCCGCGGAAGATCGGCATCTGCATCATGGTGCTGGTGGGGGACGTGTGCTTCCTCATCGTCCTGCGGTACGTGGCGGTGTGGGTGGGGGCCGAGGTACGCACGGCCAAGCGCGGCTACGCCATGATCCTGTGGTTCCTCTACGTCTTCGTGCTGGAGATCAAGGTCTACTTCGTCTACCAGAACTACAAGGCCGACCGCTCCAGCCTGGACGCCGTGGCCCGCAAGGCCCTCACGCTGCTGCTGTCCGTCTTCGTGCCCGTCCTGTTCGTGGTCCTGGTGGCCATCGACCACATGGAGTACGTGCGCGCCTTCAAGAAGCGCGAGGAGATCCGGAACCGCCTCTTCTGGGTGGTGGTGGACCTGCTGGACATCCTGGACATCCAGGCCAACCTGTGGGAGCCGCAGAAGAAGGGGCTCCCCCTGTGGGCGGAGGGGCTGATGTTCTTCTACTGCTACATCCTGCTGCTGATCCTGCCCTGCGTGTCGCTGAGCGAGATCAGCATGCAGGGCGTCAACATCGTGCCGCACAAGATGATGCTGTACCCCATCCTCAGCCTGGTCACCATCAACGTCATCACGCTCTTCATCCGCGGCGGGAACATGATCTTCTACAAGGACATGCGCGTGTCGGGCATCCTGATGGGCAAAAACGTGGTGGCCATCATCCTAAAGACGTGCAGCTTCGCGCAGTACCGGAAGCAGCTGCACAACGCGCCCCCGCCGTTCGGCGTCGAGCTCCAGAAGAACTCCGTGCCCCTGGCCCGGCCCATGACCCTGcccatgccc cccccgccccaggtGGTGGTGCAGGACCTGACGGCGTTGCCCGAGGTGACCACCTGCGACCACACGTAG